The Lucilia cuprina isolate Lc7/37 chromosome 5, ASM2204524v1, whole genome shotgun sequence genome includes a window with the following:
- the LOC111689466 gene encoding uncharacterized protein LOC111689466 — protein MFKFAAIFASLCLISAASAGLVATHHVVHEPALAKVGHVVHSSPSAVSHQSITQVHGKTSIVQPVLAPVVKTTVHTSPLVVKTVQPVVPVVKTVHTPVVHTYHSAPVLHSVPVVHSAPVLSVHHHHH, from the exons atgttcaaattt GCTGCCATTTTTGCATCCTTGTGCTTGATCTCTGCTGCCTCTGCCGGTTTAGTGGCCACTCATCATGTTGTCCATGAACCTGCTTTAGCCAAAGTAGGTCATGTTGTTCATTCTTCACCTTCTGCCGTATCCCACCAGAGCATTACACAAGTTCATGGCAAAACTTCAATTGTTCAACCAGTTTTGGCTCCTGTTGTTAAGACAACCGTCCATACTTCTCCTCTTGTTGTAAAGACTGTTCAACCTGTTGTTCCTGTAGTAAAGACTGTTCATACTCCTGTTGTACACACATATCACTCAGCTCCTGTTCTACATTCTGTACCTGTTGTACACAGTGCTCCCGTTTTATCTGtacatcatcaccatcattaa
- the LOC111681342 gene encoding neuropeptide-like 3 isoform X1, producing MFKYVIVVLAMLLGLAFAAPNPAPVASPNPNPSLLPLGLPVPLGPVVVGPRLVPGPVVVGPYGPVLVG from the exons atgttcaaatac GTCATTGTTGTCTTGGCTATGTTGTTGGGTTTGGCTTTTGCTGCTCCCAATCCTGCACCTGTTGCCAGCCCAAATCCTAATCCCAGCCTTTTGCCTTTGGGTCTACCAGTACCACTTGGACCCGTTGTCGTTGGACCCAGACTAGTGCCCGGACCAGTTGTCGTTGGTCCCTATGGTCCAGTACTTGTTGGTTAA
- the LOC111681342 gene encoding neuropeptide-like 3 isoform X2 translates to MFKYVIVVLAMLLGLAFAAPNPAPVASPNPNPSLLPLGLPVPLGPVVVGPRLLPAPVVVGPYGPVLVG, encoded by the exons atgttcaaatac GTGATTGTTGTCTTAGCTATGTTGTTGGGTTTGGCTTTTGCTGCCCCCAATCCTGCACCTGTTGCCAGCCCCAATCCAAATCCCAGCCTTTTGCCTTTAGGTCTACCAGTACCACTTGGTCCCGTTGTCGTTGGACCCAGACTATTGCCCGCACCAGTTGTTGTTGGTCCCTATGGTCCAGTACTTGTTGGTTAA